One genomic window of Halanaerobium saccharolyticum subsp. saccharolyticum DSM 6643 includes the following:
- the murD gene encoding UDP-N-acetylmuramoyl-L-alanine--D-glutamate ligase, whose translation MSLEYKKIAVLGFSPRTGLEVVKYLLDFDVKIIVSDSKKREELEDLIAQIDSENIDFDLGCNGDKVLESELIILSPGVPYDLDVLKKARRKGIETISEIEFAFRQSKAEIIAITGTNGKTTTTELLAAMLSDLNGKKIRAAGNIGLPFISVIRDLKEGEKVILELSSFQLEAVKNFKAKIAIYLNYSPDHLDRHHNENNYKKAKKNIFSNQKSDDFAILNYDDSYLFNLKNELKAEVFGITSKNKQADLVIKDNFAYYKKEDKILLDFNKINLPGAHNQKNAAFAALAAYLAGQKVEKIQSEAENYKLQSHRMEFVENPKNYLIIDDSKATNPDSTLKALQSIEKDIILIAGGQDRNADFSNLKEVIKNKVKTLILVGETSAKLESLFRASNLEIITVETMEAAAKLGAQKLNESNSLLLSPACPSWDMFNSYKERGEIFQKSVLKYID comes from the coding sequence TTGAGTTTAGAATATAAAAAAATAGCAGTTTTAGGTTTTAGTCCCAGAACAGGTTTAGAAGTTGTAAAATATTTATTGGATTTTGATGTTAAGATCATAGTTTCTGACTCAAAAAAAAGAGAAGAGTTAGAGGATTTAATAGCTCAGATTGATAGTGAAAACATAGATTTTGATCTTGGTTGTAATGGAGATAAAGTTTTAGAAAGTGAGTTAATTATTTTAAGTCCTGGTGTTCCTTATGATTTAGATGTTTTAAAAAAAGCTAGAAGAAAAGGTATTGAAACAATTAGTGAAATTGAGTTTGCTTTTAGGCAATCTAAAGCTGAGATAATTGCAATAACTGGAACAAATGGTAAAACAACAACAACAGAATTATTAGCTGCTATGTTGAGTGATTTAAATGGGAAAAAAATTAGAGCTGCTGGGAATATAGGGCTTCCTTTTATTTCTGTAATTAGAGATTTAAAAGAGGGAGAAAAGGTTATTTTAGAATTAAGTTCCTTTCAACTAGAAGCAGTTAAAAATTTTAAAGCTAAAATTGCAATTTATTTAAATTACAGTCCGGATCATTTAGATCGTCACCATAATGAAAATAATTATAAAAAAGCTAAAAAGAATATTTTTAGTAATCAAAAATCAGATGATTTTGCTATTTTGAATTACGATGACTCGTATCTGTTTAATCTAAAGAATGAATTAAAAGCAGAGGTTTTTGGGATTACTTCTAAAAACAAACAGGCGGATTTAGTTATAAAAGATAATTTCGCTTATTATAAAAAAGAAGATAAAATACTTCTTGATTTTAATAAAATAAATTTACCAGGAGCACATAATCAGAAAAATGCTGCCTTCGCTGCACTTGCAGCATATCTGGCAGGACAAAAGGTAGAAAAAATCCAAAGTGAAGCTGAGAATTACAAACTGCAGTCACATAGAATGGAATTTGTTGAAAATCCAAAGAATTATTTAATTATTGATGATTCTAAAGCTACAAATCCTGATTCGACTTTAAAGGCTCTTCAAAGCATAGAAAAAGATATAATACTTATAGCAGGTGGTCAGGATAGAAATGCTGATTTTTCAAATTTAAAAGAAGTTATTAAAAATAAAGTTAAGACTTTAATTTTAGTAGGAGAAACTTCAGCTAAATTAGAATCTTTGTTTAGAGCTTCTAATTTAGAAATAATTACAGTAGAGACAATGGAAGCGGCTGCTAAGTTAGGAGCCCAGAAATTAAATGAAAGCAATAGTTTATTATTATCACCTGCTTGTCCAAGTTGGGACATGTTTAATAGTTATAAAGAACGAGGAGAAATTTTTCAAAAAAGTGTTTTAAAATATATTGATTAA
- the ftsW gene encoding putative lipid II flippase FtsW, which yields MRKKQPDFILLFTISILVMSGLIMILSASSIKAEQLFSNSYYFFNNQLKYLGVALIFSAVIYKLKYKKLKILAPYLLLIALGVLILVLIPGVGKMAGGSRRWLPLGPISFQPSELAKFTVVIYLAAYIDRNKDKMNKFKKGILPPLIVIGSMAILILMEPDLGTAVTLSAVAAAMIFIGGIKVSSFIILSILSILLSLGAIISEPYRRERLLTFLNPWQDPLDSGYHIIQSLLALGSGGLFGVGAGNSHQKFLYLPEPGTDFIFAVLGEEFGLIGTLFIISLYFILAWRGLRIAARVDDPFASMLAVGITSMIIIQALINMAVVTSLMPVTGITLPLISYGGSSLVINLTALSLLLNISCYVEG from the coding sequence ATGCGAAAAAAGCAGCCTGACTTTATTTTATTATTTACAATTTCAATTTTAGTTATGAGTGGCTTAATTATGATTTTATCTGCAAGTTCTATCAAAGCAGAGCAGCTTTTTTCTAATAGTTATTATTTTTTTAATAATCAGCTTAAGTATTTAGGAGTAGCTTTAATTTTCTCTGCAGTCATTTATAAACTAAAGTATAAGAAACTCAAGATTTTGGCACCTTATCTGCTGCTTATTGCTTTGGGAGTGTTGATCTTAGTTTTGATCCCTGGTGTGGGTAAAATGGCTGGAGGCTCAAGAAGATGGCTGCCATTAGGACCAATTAGCTTTCAACCATCTGAATTAGCTAAGTTTACTGTAGTTATTTATTTAGCTGCCTATATAGACAGAAATAAAGATAAAATGAATAAATTTAAAAAAGGTATTTTACCTCCATTAATTGTTATTGGCTCAATGGCAATTTTAATTTTGATGGAACCAGATTTAGGAACCGCAGTTACTTTATCTGCTGTTGCAGCTGCAATGATTTTTATTGGTGGCATTAAAGTTTCATCTTTTATTATTCTAAGTATATTATCTATTTTATTGTCTTTAGGAGCAATAATATCTGAACCTTACCGACGAGAGAGATTACTAACTTTTTTAAATCCTTGGCAGGATCCATTAGATAGTGGTTATCATATTATACAGTCTTTACTTGCTCTTGGTTCTGGGGGTTTATTTGGAGTGGGGGCTGGAAACAGCCATCAGAAATTTTTGTACTTGCCAGAACCTGGGACTGATTTTATTTTTGCAGTATTGGGAGAAGAATTTGGATTAATTGGCACCTTATTTATTATCAGCTTGTATTTTATACTTGCCTGGAGGGGTTTAAGAATTGCTGCGCGAGTAGATGATCCATTTGCTTCGATGTTAGCTGTTGGTATTACCTCAATGATAATTATTCAAGCTTTAATAAATATGGCTGTTGTTACATCATTAATGCCAGTTACAGGAATCACATTACCTCTAATCAGTTATGGGGGGTCATCGCTGGTTATTAATTTAACAGCATTATCTTTGTTACTAAATATTTCATGTTATGTTGAAGGATGA
- the mraY gene encoding phospho-N-acetylmuramoyl-pentapeptide-transferase — translation MQYIIAYILPLILIILSGNYFIDYIKKLNFGQQVREYGPESHFKKAGVPTMGGLLIISVFLIVALIMLPLKLEVIITLITTFIMALTGFLDDFLKVKLERSLGLKAWQKIIMQIAAAAATVFTAVFILNQHSLIIPFLGSYEIGAVAKTILAFIVIIGSSNAVNLTDGLDGLAAGITAVVTLAFAILFYFLELTDYSLIMLIMSGSCTAFLWFNANPASVFMGDVGSLAIGAFLGAVVVLTASEIYLLIIGGVYVIETLSVIIQVPYYKITGGKRVFKMTPIHHHFELSGLAENKIVFRFSIITILLSLFALTSLIY, via the coding sequence ATGCAGTATATTATAGCTTATATTTTACCTTTGATATTAATTATTTTAAGTGGTAATTATTTTATTGATTATATAAAAAAACTAAATTTTGGACAGCAGGTACGGGAGTATGGCCCTGAAAGTCATTTTAAAAAAGCTGGGGTTCCAACTATGGGTGGATTATTAATCATTTCTGTATTTTTAATTGTAGCTCTTATAATGCTGCCGTTAAAGCTTGAAGTAATAATAACTTTAATAACCACATTTATAATGGCCTTAACAGGTTTTTTAGATGATTTTTTGAAAGTTAAATTAGAGCGCTCGCTGGGGTTGAAAGCCTGGCAAAAAATAATTATGCAAATAGCTGCAGCTGCAGCAACAGTTTTTACAGCAGTTTTTATATTAAATCAACATAGTCTTATAATTCCTTTTTTAGGTAGTTATGAAATAGGTGCTGTTGCTAAAACAATTTTAGCTTTTATAGTTATAATTGGTAGTTCTAATGCAGTTAACTTAACTGATGGCTTGGATGGATTAGCTGCTGGAATAACCGCAGTAGTTACTTTGGCTTTTGCTATATTATTTTATTTCTTAGAGCTGACTGATTATAGTCTTATAATGCTTATTATGTCAGGGAGCTGTACTGCATTTCTTTGGTTTAATGCTAATCCTGCTTCAGTTTTTATGGGGGATGTTGGTTCACTTGCAATTGGAGCTTTTTTAGGAGCTGTAGTAGTTTTAACAGCATCAGAAATATATTTGTTAATCATTGGTGGGGTTTATGTAATAGAAACTTTATCTGTTATAATACAGGTTCCATATTATAAAATTACTGGTGGTAAGAGAGTGTTTAAAATGACACCAATTCATCATCATTTTGAGTTGAGTGGTCTTGCAGAAAATAAAATTGTTTTTAGATTTTCAATAATTACTATTTTATTATCTTTATTTGCTTTGACTTCACTTATTTACTAA
- a CDS encoding UDP-N-acetylmuramoyl-tripeptide--D-alanyl-D-alanine ligase, producing MQNLSLQKIIDFSGAELIQGDNDLIIEEIVIDSREVKNNFLFIAIIGEKQDGHQYLEDAVKNGATALIVDREIKNDFIIKNGISVLKVDNTTKALQDIAHNYRMTFEDLKVIAVTGSAGKTTTKDLIYSVLSQKYNCLKTEGNYNNHIGLPLTLLQLTAEKKFAIVEMGMSALAEIDLLAKIAVPDLGVVTNVAAAHLKQLGSLENIAKAKKELIDNLSSSDTAVLNYDNLYTRKMGKGSKAEVLYFGFESGSDIKVLFYDYNPDEEIMKFTLSYKNEKYSFRFNRAGKHNIYNAMIAILIAFKYNLNTSLIQAGLLKTEFSSLRMEFTELKNGTKIINDSYNANPLAVKAALDVLAAKRGDRKIAVLASMLELGESSAQKHQEIGEYVTQKNIDILITIGKEAEEIAIGAASKMETEKIVSLADNKACINFLLNEIKNGDLILIKGSRANKLEEIVKELRVEEH from the coding sequence ATGCAAAATTTGAGCTTGCAAAAAATTATTGATTTTTCTGGGGCCGAATTGATTCAGGGAGATAATGATTTAATTATTGAAGAGATAGTAATTGACAGCAGAGAGGTAAAAAATAATTTTTTATTTATCGCAATAATTGGAGAAAAGCAAGATGGTCATCAATATCTTGAAGATGCAGTAAAAAATGGAGCAACCGCTTTAATTGTAGATCGAGAAATTAAAAATGATTTTATTATAAAGAATGGGATTTCTGTCCTAAAAGTTGACAATACAACTAAAGCTTTACAAGATATCGCTCATAATTATCGAATGACTTTTGAGGATTTGAAAGTGATTGCTGTTACAGGGAGTGCTGGAAAAACAACTACAAAAGATTTAATTTATTCTGTATTATCTCAAAAATATAATTGCTTGAAAACTGAAGGTAATTATAATAACCATATAGGACTTCCTTTAACCTTATTACAATTAACAGCTGAAAAAAAGTTTGCTATTGTTGAAATGGGGATGAGTGCTTTAGCTGAAATTGATTTACTGGCAAAAATAGCTGTTCCTGATTTGGGAGTGGTTACAAATGTTGCAGCTGCTCATTTAAAGCAACTTGGTAGTCTTGAAAATATTGCTAAAGCAAAAAAAGAACTAATAGATAATTTGTCATCTTCTGATACTGCAGTACTGAATTATGATAATTTATATACCAGAAAAATGGGTAAAGGTAGTAAAGCCGAAGTTCTTTATTTTGGTTTTGAAAGTGGATCAGATATAAAGGTGTTATTTTATGATTATAATCCGGATGAAGAAATAATGAAATTTACTTTATCATATAAAAATGAAAAATATAGTTTTAGATTTAATAGAGCTGGTAAACATAATATATATAATGCAATGATTGCAATTTTAATTGCTTTTAAATATAATTTAAATACTTCTTTAATTCAAGCAGGTTTATTAAAAACTGAATTTTCATCTTTGAGAATGGAATTTACTGAATTAAAGAATGGGACTAAAATAATCAATGACAGTTACAATGCAAATCCCCTGGCTGTTAAAGCTGCTTTAGATGTTCTAGCTGCAAAAAGAGGGGATAGGAAGATAGCTGTTTTAGCTTCAATGTTGGAATTAGGTGAAAGCAGTGCCCAAAAACATCAAGAAATTGGTGAATATGTGACCCAAAAAAATATAGATATTTTAATTACTATTGGAAAGGAAGCTGAAGAAATTGCAATAGGTGCAGCTTCTAAAATGGAAACAGAAAAGATTGTTAGCTTAGCTGATAATAAAGCTTGTATAAATTTCCTCCTAAATGAGATAAAAAATGGAGATTTGATTTTAATAAAAGGGTCTCGAGCAAATAAACTAGAAGAAATCGTAAAAGAATTGAGAGTTGAGGAGCATTAA
- the murC gene encoding UDP-N-acetylmuramate--L-alanine ligase has product MILLNKNSHVHLIGVGGVSMSGIAEILAERGYKVSGSDLNESKYLDLLKKYNIETFIGHAEANIGDADLIVKTSAIPDDNPEIIAAKRRKIKILKRAEMLSYLMKDKKTIAVAGTHGKTTVTAMLAAIFIKAKKDPAVMVGGFLKELNGNMADGAGEYFITEADESDGSFLYFDPYLLLLNNLELDHPDFYHNLDEFMNIFKRFADKNDKEAILLYNKDDVNLKSLFKNRKKTKTFSLEKGEFAAKNIEYNNFKSSFDFYYSGEFIAKIALSVPGEYNLYNALAAASAAFKLDIEISDIQAALNDFSGVGRRFDFKGKILNSKVDIVDDYAHHPTEIKELLKTVKNMDYNKIRVVFQPHRYSRTKTFLEEFSYSFVDADQLYLTDIFSASEKDIYNISLTEFANKIAKNSNVECKHISDFNKIAEKLLTEVEAGDIILTVGAGNITEFSDLLLKN; this is encoded by the coding sequence ATGATATTGTTAAATAAAAATTCCCATGTGCACTTAATTGGTGTTGGTGGAGTTTCGATGAGTGGAATAGCAGAAATACTTGCTGAAAGAGGTTATAAAGTAAGTGGTTCAGATTTAAATGAAAGCAAATATTTAGATTTATTAAAGAAATATAATATAGAAACTTTTATAGGTCATGCAGAAGCTAATATTGGAGATGCTGACTTAATAGTTAAGACAAGTGCTATTCCAGATGATAATCCTGAGATTATAGCAGCAAAAAGAAGAAAAATTAAGATTCTTAAAAGAGCAGAAATGCTTTCCTACTTGATGAAGGATAAAAAAACTATTGCTGTTGCTGGAACTCATGGAAAAACTACTGTTACAGCAATGTTAGCTGCAATATTTATCAAGGCCAAAAAGGATCCTGCTGTTATGGTAGGTGGTTTTTTAAAAGAGTTAAATGGTAATATGGCAGATGGAGCAGGAGAATATTTTATTACGGAAGCTGACGAAAGTGATGGATCATTCTTATATTTTGATCCTTATTTACTTCTATTAAATAATTTAGAGTTAGATCACCCTGATTTTTATCATAATTTAGATGAATTTATGAATATTTTTAAAAGATTTGCTGATAAGAATGACAAAGAAGCTATTCTATTATATAATAAAGATGATGTAAATTTAAAATCTTTGTTTAAAAACAGAAAAAAAACTAAGACTTTTTCTTTGGAAAAGGGTGAATTCGCTGCAAAAAATATTGAATACAATAATTTTAAAAGTTCTTTTGATTTTTATTATTCAGGGGAATTTATTGCTAAAATAGCACTATCGGTTCCTGGGGAATATAATCTTTATAATGCATTAGCAGCAGCTTCTGCAGCATTTAAATTAGATATTGAAATAAGTGATATTCAAGCTGCCTTAAATGATTTCAGTGGCGTTGGCCGCAGATTTGATTTTAAAGGTAAAATTTTAAATTCTAAAGTAGATATTGTTGATGATTATGCTCATCATCCAACTGAAATAAAGGAACTTTTAAAAACGGTAAAGAATATGGACTACAATAAGATTAGAGTAGTATTTCAGCCGCATAGATACAGCAGAACTAAGACTTTCTTAGAAGAGTTTAGTTATTCTTTTGTTGATGCGGACCAGCTTTATTTAACTGATATTTTTTCTGCTTCTGAAAAAGATATCTATAATATTTCTTTAACTGAATTTGCTAACAAAATAGCTAAAAATTCTAATGTCGAATGCAAACATATTTCAGATTTCAATAAAATAGCAGAGAAATTATTAACTGAAGTTGAAGCAGGAGATATCATATTAACTGTTGGAGCGGGTAATATTACTGAGTTTTCTGATCTTCTATTAAAAAACTGA
- the murG gene encoding undecaprenyldiphospho-muramoylpentapeptide beta-N-acetylglucosaminyltransferase, which translates to MKAIITGGGTGGHIYPALAVAEKLENRGWEILYIGSEDRMEAEIVPKAGYNFKGLSVRPLPRSLSLKLISSLFYNTKAFLKALKIIRDFKADFVIGTGGFVAGPVVLAATLLKRKTIIHEQNAYPGITNKLLARFVDKICLNFAEAAKYLNIDSEKIEFTGNPVRPKIINVDREKAYQNLDLNSGLKTILITGGSLGAEVINNNVLKLYNYALENQIQILHLTGKKNYEQLINNLKANNIDPKNKLIKVIAYLDQMEFALAAADLIISRAGATALAEITTCAKASILIPFAAAAENHQSVNAEALKKRGAALVIEESELDEIILLEKVRLIIESEEKLNAMSEAAETMSQKDALENIIKVIEKT; encoded by the coding sequence ATGAAAGCAATAATTACTGGTGGTGGAACAGGAGGACATATTTATCCTGCTCTAGCTGTAGCAGAAAAATTAGAAAATAGAGGCTGGGAAATTTTATATATCGGTTCCGAAGATCGAATGGAAGCTGAAATTGTGCCAAAAGCTGGTTATAATTTTAAGGGGCTTTCTGTCAGACCATTACCTAGATCTTTATCATTAAAGTTGATTAGCTCTTTGTTTTATAATACAAAGGCTTTTTTAAAAGCTTTGAAAATCATTAGAGATTTTAAAGCAGATTTTGTAATTGGCACTGGTGGTTTTGTTGCTGGCCCGGTTGTTTTAGCAGCAACTTTACTAAAAAGAAAAACAATTATCCACGAACAAAATGCATATCCAGGAATTACAAATAAACTACTGGCTCGCTTTGTTGATAAAATTTGTCTGAATTTTGCTGAGGCAGCTAAATATTTAAATATTGACTCTGAAAAAATTGAGTTTACTGGGAATCCTGTGCGCCCTAAAATTATAAATGTGGATAGAGAAAAAGCTTATCAAAATTTAGATTTAAATTCTGGACTAAAAACAATTTTAATTACAGGTGGGAGTTTAGGAGCAGAAGTTATTAATAATAATGTATTAAAACTTTATAATTATGCTCTTGAAAATCAGATTCAGATTTTACATTTAACTGGCAAAAAAAATTATGAGCAGCTTATTAATAATTTAAAAGCTAATAATATAGATCCAAAAAATAAATTAATTAAAGTTATTGCCTATTTAGATCAAATGGAATTTGCATTAGCAGCTGCTGATTTAATAATATCAAGAGCTGGGGCAACAGCGCTGGCGGAAATAACAACTTGTGCTAAAGCTTCAATTTTGATACCATTTGCTGCAGCGGCTGAAAACCATCAATCAGTAAATGCAGAAGCTCTAAAAAAAAGAGGGGCCGCTTTAGTTATTGAAGAATCAGAATTAGATGAAATTATTTTATTAGAGAAAGTTAGACTTATAATTGAAAGTGAAGAAAAATTAAATGCTATGTCTGAAGCAGCAGAAACTATGTCTCAAAAAGATGCTTTAGAAAATATAATTAAAGTTATTGAAAAAACTTAA
- the ftsA gene encoding cell division protein FtsA, translating into MKKRKIVTGLDIGTTKICALIAEIGGENNIEIIGIGLAPSNGLRKGIVVDIDKTSHAIKSAIQKAERMAGQKVDSAYVGIAGSHIESINSHGVVAVTGDEKEIKESDIKRVIDAARIIPVSAEEDILHVLPREFIVDGSPGIQDPLGMSGVRLEVETHIIKGASTSIQNLVKSVLRAGLSVDEVVLEPLASSQAVLSEDEKELGAVLVDIGGGTTDVIVFHEGSIAHTSVLPVGGNHVSNDIAVGLRTPVSEAEKIKIMHGSVLPEEIDDAEKIEVLAASGKERKKLSRKMLCQVIEPRMSEMFNLVKKELDSAGSTDLTPAGLILTGGASLLEGSERLASDITELPVRIGEPDYVSGLSNVIDNPVYIKKGDTIPRAIFSTAVGLIEFALENGDAKNSNVSSNRSNNSKEIVSGFFTKLKNWFSEFF; encoded by the coding sequence GTGAAAAAAAGAAAAATAGTTACTGGGCTTGATATTGGTACTACCAAAATTTGCGCATTAATAGCAGAAATAGGTGGGGAAAACAATATAGAAATTATTGGTATTGGTTTAGCTCCATCTAACGGCCTCCGCAAAGGAATTGTAGTTGATATAGATAAAACCAGTCACGCAATAAAAAGCGCTATCCAAAAAGCAGAAAGAATGGCCGGTCAGAAGGTTGATTCAGCTTATGTTGGTATCGCTGGTTCACATATTGAGTCTATCAACAGTCATGGAGTTGTTGCAGTTACTGGAGATGAGAAAGAAATTAAAGAAAGTGACATAAAAAGGGTTATTGATGCAGCAAGAATAATTCCTGTATCAGCGGAGGAGGATATTTTACATGTTCTTCCTAGAGAATTCATTGTAGATGGAAGTCCCGGAATTCAGGATCCATTAGGTATGTCAGGTGTTAGATTAGAAGTTGAAACTCATATAATTAAAGGTGCTTCAACATCAATACAAAATTTAGTCAAAAGTGTTTTGAGAGCGGGCTTAAGTGTTGATGAGGTAGTTTTAGAACCACTAGCATCAAGTCAGGCAGTATTGTCGGAAGATGAGAAAGAACTGGGAGCAGTTTTAGTTGATATTGGTGGTGGAACTACTGATGTAATCGTCTTCCATGAAGGAAGCATAGCTCATACTTCTGTTTTGCCAGTTGGCGGTAATCATGTTAGTAACGATATTGCAGTTGGTTTAAGAACGCCGGTCTCTGAAGCTGAAAAAATTAAAATTATGCATGGCTCTGTTTTACCTGAAGAAATTGATGATGCAGAAAAGATAGAAGTTCTTGCAGCAAGTGGAAAAGAAAGAAAAAAGCTTTCTCGAAAAATGTTGTGTCAGGTAATTGAGCCTAGAATGAGTGAAATGTTTAATCTTGTAAAAAAAGAACTTGATAGTGCTGGTTCAACTGATTTAACTCCAGCCGGATTAATTTTAACAGGCGGAGCTTCTCTACTCGAAGGATCAGAAAGATTAGCTTCTGATATTACAGAATTACCGGTTAGAATTGGTGAGCCAGATTATGTAAGTGGTCTATCAAATGTTATAGATAATCCCGTATATATAAAAAAGGGTGATACTATACCGAGAGCAATATTTTCTACAGCAGTTGGTTTAATAGAATTTGCTTTAGAAAATGGAGATGCTAAAAATAGTAATGTTAGCAGTAATAGAAGTAATAATAGTAAAGAAATTGTAAGTGGTTTTTTTACAAAATTAAAAAATTGGTTTAGTGAATTTTTCTAA
- a CDS encoding cell division protein FtsQ/DivIB yields the protein MEKKYQIILMILFFIFLTFISFLFSPFFHIRDFIFHSRNEINKNELRANINKFYGKNLLFLNENELKKSLLEHNLISSVQIEKSFPSAIHVVIEERRAVAWLKNNNKKLIFSADGIILDEKKLDNDLQVPHFEGFPYYFEEEKIVLPIITDEILKVLNDLEDDYLSKIKKVILQNDIYKLYLDSGEGVNFGRNANLEEKFAILNSILKNNQDAKIDYINLQVIKHPVIKFK from the coding sequence ATGGAGAAAAAATATCAAATTATATTGATGATTTTATTTTTTATATTTTTAACCTTTATCTCATTTCTTTTTTCTCCTTTTTTTCACATAAGAGATTTTATTTTTCACTCTAGAAATGAAATTAATAAAAATGAATTAAGAGCAAATATCAATAAATTTTATGGGAAGAATTTATTGTTTTTAAATGAAAATGAGTTAAAAAAAAGTTTATTAGAGCATAACTTAATTTCTTCTGTTCAAATTGAAAAATCTTTTCCATCAGCGATACATGTAGTTATTGAAGAAAGAAGGGCGGTTGCCTGGTTAAAAAACAATAACAAAAAGTTAATATTTTCAGCTGATGGCATTATTTTAGATGAAAAAAAATTAGATAATGATTTACAAGTCCCGCATTTTGAAGGTTTTCCATATTATTTTGAAGAAGAAAAAATTGTACTACCAATAATAACAGATGAAATATTAAAAGTTCTTAATGATCTTGAAGATGATTATCTGTCTAAGATAAAAAAAGTAATTCTTCAAAATGATATTTACAAATTATATTTAGATTCAGGTGAAGGAGTAAATTTTGGTAGAAATGCAAATTTGGAAGAAAAATTCGCCATTTTGAATTCAATTTTAAAAAACAACCAAGATGCAAAAATTGATTATATTAATTTGCAGGTTATTAAACACCCTGTAATAAAATTTAAATAA
- the ftsZ gene encoding cell division protein FtsZ, with product MFDIGTEIEQFANIKVVGVGGGGNNAVNRMIEEGLDGVEFVAINTDAQALMSSNAGITIRIGEKITRGLGAGSDPQIGYEAAEENKEEIAQAIDGADMVFITAGMGGGTGTGAAPVVAEAAKKQGALTVGVVTKPLTVEGKKRMNNAITGIEELKNKVDTLIVIPNDRLLEVAEKQTSLMDAFKIADNVLRQGVQGISDLITITGIINLDFADVKTIMTDAGSALMGIGTADGENRATDAAKFAIASPLLEASIDGARGVLLNITGGMDLGIHEANEAARVIQEVADPDANIILGAVIDEELENEVKVTVIATGFDTSTKKKVEKSNQEEEMPEEEFEMESFSGDDLDIPAFLRNKKE from the coding sequence GTGTTTGATATTGGAACAGAAATTGAACAATTTGCAAATATAAAAGTAGTTGGTGTTGGTGGTGGAGGTAATAATGCTGTCAACAGGATGATAGAAGAAGGTCTTGATGGGGTTGAGTTTGTAGCTATTAACACAGATGCTCAAGCTTTAATGTCTTCGAATGCAGGTATAACAATTAGAATAGGTGAAAAAATAACTAGGGGTTTGGGAGCAGGTTCAGATCCACAAATTGGATATGAAGCAGCAGAAGAAAACAAAGAAGAAATTGCCCAGGCCATTGATGGTGCTGATATGGTGTTTATTACTGCAGGAATGGGTGGTGGAACAGGTACAGGAGCAGCTCCTGTAGTAGCAGAAGCAGCAAAAAAACAGGGAGCTCTAACTGTTGGAGTTGTAACTAAACCGCTTACTGTAGAAGGTAAAAAAAGAATGAATAATGCCATTACAGGTATTGAAGAATTAAAAAATAAAGTTGATACTTTAATTGTAATTCCTAATGACCGTTTATTAGAGGTTGCTGAAAAACAGACTAGTTTAATGGATGCTTTTAAAATTGCGGATAATGTTTTAAGGCAGGGAGTACAGGGTATATCAGACTTGATTACAATTACTGGTATTATTAACCTTGACTTTGCAGATGTAAAAACAATTATGACAGATGCCGGCTCAGCTTTAATGGGTATTGGTACAGCTGATGGTGAAAATAGAGCAACTGATGCAGCTAAATTTGCAATTGCTTCTCCATTATTAGAAGCTTCTATAGATGGTGCTAGAGGTGTATTATTAAATATAACTGGTGGAATGGATTTAGGAATTCATGAAGCAAATGAAGCAGCACGCGTAATTCAGGAAGTAGCTGATCCAGATGCTAATATTATTTTAGGAGCAGTTATTGATGAGGAATTAGAAAATGAAGTTAAAGTAACAGTAATTGCTACTGGTTTTGACACTTCTACTAAGAAAAAAGTTGAAAAGAGTAATCAGGAAGAGGAAATGCCAGAAGAAGAATTTGAAATGGAAAGTTTCTCTGGTGATGATCTTGATATACCAGCTTTTTTAAGAAATAAAAAAGAATAA